One stretch of Enterobacter sp. RHBSTW-00994 DNA includes these proteins:
- a CDS encoding helix-turn-helix domain-containing protein: MKTSIPTLSEQMRDGNLFAEQCPSREVLKHVTSRWGVLILVALRQGTHRFSDLRRKMGGVSEKMLAQSLQALEQDGFIDRVSYPVVPPHVEYSLTPLGDEVSEKVAALADWIEVNTPKVLVNRDDRAA, translated from the coding sequence ATGAAAACGTCTATTCCGACACTCAGCGAGCAAATGCGGGACGGGAATCTGTTTGCGGAGCAGTGTCCCTCTCGCGAAGTGCTTAAACACGTCACCAGCCGCTGGGGGGTATTGATCCTGGTCGCGTTGCGCCAGGGAACACACCGTTTCAGCGATCTGCGCCGTAAAATGGGCGGGGTCAGCGAGAAGATGCTGGCTCAATCGTTACAGGCGCTGGAGCAGGACGGGTTTATCGACCGCGTCTCTTATCCGGTTGTTCCCCCGCATGTGGAGTATAGCCTGACGCCGCTGGGGGATGAGGTGAGTGAGAAAGTTGCTGCCCTGGCGGACTGGATTGAGGTGAATACGCCGAAGGTGTTGGTTAATCGGGACGATCGTGCGGCGTAA
- a CDS encoding DMT family transporter, whose amino-acid sequence MISGVLYALLAGLMWGLIFVGPLIVPEYPAVLQSMGRYLALGLIALPLAWLGRRRLQQLSRQDWITALALTMMGNLIYYVCLASAIQRTGAPVSTMIIGTLPVVIPVFANLLYSHRDGKLAWSKMAPALVCIAVGLICVNVAELRNGQENVNWWRYGSGILLALISVVCWAWYALRNARWLRENPDKHPMMWATAQALVTLPVSLLGYVAACAWLGAQQPEFALPFGPRPWVFVGLMVAIAVLCSWVGALCWNIASQKLPTVILGPLIVFETLAGLLYTFLMRQSVPPLLTACGIALLVVGVVVAVRAKPEKPTVVPASEV is encoded by the coding sequence ATGATTAGCGGCGTGTTGTATGCCCTGCTTGCAGGTTTGATGTGGGGATTAATTTTTGTGGGTCCATTGATTGTGCCAGAGTACCCGGCCGTACTGCAGTCAATGGGCCGCTATCTGGCGCTGGGGCTGATCGCCCTTCCTCTTGCCTGGCTGGGTCGCAGACGTTTGCAACAGCTTAGCCGCCAGGACTGGATAACCGCTTTGGCATTAACCATGATGGGCAATCTCATCTATTACGTCTGCCTGGCAAGCGCCATTCAGCGTACAGGCGCTCCGGTTTCGACCATGATTATCGGCACATTGCCCGTCGTGATCCCGGTCTTTGCAAACCTGCTTTACAGCCACCGCGACGGCAAACTGGCATGGTCAAAAATGGCTCCGGCTCTGGTTTGTATTGCGGTGGGGCTGATTTGTGTCAATGTCGCGGAGCTCCGGAATGGGCAGGAAAACGTCAACTGGTGGCGCTACGGTTCTGGCATCTTGCTGGCGCTGATTTCAGTGGTGTGCTGGGCGTGGTATGCCCTGCGCAATGCCCGTTGGCTGCGGGAAAACCCGGACAAACACCCGATGATGTGGGCGACGGCACAGGCGCTGGTTACTCTGCCCGTGTCACTGCTTGGCTACGTGGCTGCCTGTGCATGGCTTGGGGCGCAACAGCCGGAATTTGCCTTACCCTTTGGGCCACGACCGTGGGTCTTTGTCGGCTTAATGGTTGCAATCGCGGTGCTTTGTTCCTGGGTTGGCGCGTTGTGCTGGAATATCGCCAGCCAGAAGCTGCCAACGGTGATCTTAGGGCCGCTGATTGTCTTTGAGACTCTGGCAGGTTTGCTCTATACATTCCTGATGCGCCAGAGCGTTCCGCCATTGTTAACGGCCTGCGGGATCGCATTGCTCGTGGTCGGGGTGGTGGTTGCGGTAAGAGCGAAGCCAGAAAAACCGACGGTTGTTCCGGCTTCGGAAGTGTGA
- a CDS encoding AraC family transcriptional regulator has product MQGVPEQFIDERDSARFRHLAQVPGVELYHAHISRYAFEPHTHEAFGIGAIEAGAERFRYRGTQYVAPVNSVVTMNPDELHTGEAETADGWRYRMVYLDPDLLEEVTGLRHWWFSDVTRHDPLRSQQICQLIYGLWHTDDPLAQKGLLLDLIETFQPLAHHAPMIREGAHRFERAREYLHDNYMHALTLDELANVVSLSPYHFQRQFKAHFHVTPHQMLMAIRLWRAKAFLTHGMPAAEVAAATGLTDQSHLTRAFTRRYGITPVRYQKQVARR; this is encoded by the coding sequence GTGCAAGGCGTACCTGAACAGTTCATTGATGAAAGAGACAGCGCCCGCTTTCGCCATCTGGCGCAGGTTCCGGGTGTTGAACTGTATCATGCACACATCTCACGTTACGCCTTTGAGCCTCACACTCATGAAGCCTTCGGCATCGGCGCGATTGAAGCCGGAGCCGAGCGTTTTCGCTACCGCGGCACGCAATACGTCGCCCCGGTGAATTCGGTTGTCACCATGAACCCGGACGAGCTTCACACCGGCGAAGCTGAAACCGCCGACGGCTGGCGCTACCGGATGGTGTATCTCGATCCTGATTTACTGGAAGAGGTCACTGGCCTTCGTCACTGGTGGTTTAGTGATGTCACGCGCCATGACCCACTGCGCTCGCAGCAGATCTGTCAGCTTATTTATGGCCTGTGGCATACGGATGATCCGCTGGCGCAAAAAGGGTTGCTGCTGGACTTAATCGAGACATTCCAACCGCTGGCGCACCATGCGCCCATGATTCGGGAAGGGGCACACCGTTTTGAACGAGCGAGGGAGTATCTGCACGACAACTATATGCACGCGCTCACACTGGATGAACTGGCAAACGTCGTGTCGTTGAGTCCATACCATTTCCAGCGCCAGTTCAAAGCGCATTTCCATGTCACGCCTCATCAAATGCTGATGGCAATCCGCCTCTGGCGTGCAAAGGCCTTCCTCACTCACGGTATGCCTGCGGCAGAAGTGGCCGCAGCAACCGGGCTAACCGATCAGTCGCATTTGACCCGGGCTTTCACCCGCCGCTACGGCATCACGCCCGTTCGCTACCAGAAACAGGTCGCCAGGCGCTAA
- the cycA gene encoding D-serine/D-alanine/glycine transporter, with amino-acid sequence MVDQVKVVAAEEASSEQSLRRNLTNRHIQLIAIGGAIGTGLFMGSGKTISLAGPSIIFVYMIIGFMLFFVMRAMGELLLSNLEYKSFSDFASDLLGPWAGYFTGWTYWFCWVVTGMADVVAITAYAQFWFPGLSDWVASLAVIILLLSLNLATVKMFGEMEFWFAMIKIVAIVGLIVVGLVMVLTHFQSPNGVEASFTHLWNEGGWFPKGLSGFFAGFQIAVFAFVGIELVGTTAAETKDPEKSLPRAINSIPIRIIMFYVFALIIIMSVTPWSSVVPTKSPFVELFVLVGLPAAASLINFVVLTSAASSANSGVFSTSRMLFGLAQEGVAPSAFAKLSKRAVPAKGLTFSCICLLGGVVMLYVNPSVIGAFTMITTVSAILFMFVWTIILCSYLVYRKQRPHLHEKSIYKMPLGKLMCWVCMAFFVFVLVLLTLEDDTRQALIVTPLWFIALGLGWLFIGKKRMAGMR; translated from the coding sequence ATGGTAGATCAGGTAAAAGTCGTTGCCGCTGAAGAGGCTTCGTCTGAACAGTCGCTACGGCGCAATCTTACAAACCGTCATATTCAGCTTATCGCCATCGGCGGTGCTATTGGCACAGGGCTGTTTATGGGGTCAGGTAAAACGATCAGTCTTGCCGGGCCGTCGATCATATTCGTTTATATGATCATCGGTTTTATGCTCTTTTTCGTGATGCGAGCAATGGGTGAATTGCTGCTCTCGAATCTCGAATACAAATCCTTCAGCGATTTCGCCTCTGATTTGCTCGGGCCCTGGGCAGGCTATTTCACCGGCTGGACATACTGGTTCTGCTGGGTTGTTACCGGTATGGCTGACGTCGTGGCGATTACCGCTTATGCACAGTTCTGGTTCCCCGGTTTGTCAGACTGGGTGGCCTCGCTTGCGGTGATCATCCTGCTACTGAGCCTGAACCTCGCCACCGTAAAAATGTTTGGTGAGATGGAGTTCTGGTTTGCGATGATTAAAATTGTGGCCATCGTTGGACTCATCGTTGTAGGTCTGGTGATGGTTCTCACCCATTTCCAGTCACCAAATGGGGTTGAAGCATCCTTCACGCACCTCTGGAATGAGGGCGGTTGGTTCCCGAAAGGGCTGAGTGGTTTCTTCGCAGGCTTCCAGATTGCGGTATTTGCCTTCGTGGGTATTGAACTGGTCGGGACGACAGCAGCGGAAACCAAAGATCCGGAGAAGTCCCTGCCACGTGCCATCAACTCGATTCCGATTCGTATCATCATGTTCTACGTGTTTGCGCTGATCATCATAATGTCGGTCACACCGTGGAGCTCGGTTGTTCCTACCAAGAGCCCGTTTGTTGAGCTGTTTGTGCTGGTGGGGCTGCCTGCTGCGGCGAGCCTGATTAACTTTGTGGTACTGACCTCGGCGGCCTCTTCCGCGAACAGTGGCGTGTTCTCGACGAGCCGTATGCTGTTCGGTCTGGCGCAGGAAGGTGTTGCGCCGAGCGCGTTTGCGAAGCTTTCTAAGCGTGCTGTACCTGCGAAAGGGCTGACATTCTCCTGTATCTGCCTGCTGGGTGGTGTGGTGATGCTCTACGTTAACCCAAGTGTGATTGGTGCGTTCACCATGATTACAACGGTTTCTGCAATCCTGTTCATGTTCGTCTGGACCATCATCCTGTGCTCGTACCTGGTGTACCGCAAACAGCGTCCGCACCTGCATGAAAAATCCATCTACAAGATGCCGCTCGGCAAACTGATGTGCTGGGTGTGCATGGCATTCTTTGTCTTCGTACTGGTACTGCTGACGCTGGAAGATGACACCCGTCAGGCACTGATCGTGACGCCACTGTGGTTCATCGCACTGGGTCTGGGCTGGTTGTTTATCGGTAAGAAACGTATGGCGGGAATGCGCTAA
- a CDS encoding SDR family oxidoreductase has product MIAITGATGQLGHLVIENLRKTVPANQIVAIVRNPAKADALSQQGIVVRQADYTDEAAFTQALKGVDKLLLISSSEVGQRAVQHQNVINAAKAAGVKFIAYTSLLHADQSPLGLHVEHVATEKALAGSGVPYALLRNGWYTENYLASAPPALEHGVFIGAAGEGKIASAPRADYAAAAAKVVSEEGHAGKVYELAGDAAWTLSQLAAELSKQSGKNVVYQNLSEADFAAALKGVGLPAGLADMLADSDTGASKGGLFDDSHTLSKLIGRPTTPLAESVKGIL; this is encoded by the coding sequence ATGATCGCAATCACCGGCGCTACTGGCCAGCTTGGCCATCTCGTTATTGAAAACCTGCGGAAAACCGTTCCGGCAAACCAGATTGTGGCCATTGTGCGTAACCCGGCAAAAGCCGACGCACTGAGCCAGCAAGGCATTGTCGTTCGCCAGGCCGATTACACCGACGAGGCTGCCTTCACTCAGGCGCTGAAAGGTGTGGATAAACTGCTGCTGATCTCGTCCAGCGAAGTCGGCCAACGCGCGGTACAGCATCAAAATGTCATTAATGCGGCCAAAGCGGCAGGCGTGAAATTCATCGCGTATACCAGCCTGCTTCATGCAGACCAATCACCGCTCGGCCTGCACGTTGAACACGTTGCCACCGAGAAAGCACTGGCCGGATCTGGCGTACCTTATGCCCTGCTGCGTAATGGCTGGTATACCGAAAACTATCTGGCAAGCGCACCGCCAGCCCTGGAACACGGCGTGTTTATCGGCGCTGCTGGGGAAGGCAAAATTGCATCAGCCCCCCGTGCCGACTATGCCGCAGCGGCAGCCAAAGTTGTTTCTGAAGAGGGACATGCAGGAAAGGTATATGAGCTGGCCGGTGATGCGGCATGGACATTAAGCCAACTGGCTGCGGAGCTGAGCAAACAGAGTGGTAAAAACGTGGTGTATCAGAACCTGAGTGAAGCCGATTTTGCCGCGGCACTGAAGGGGGTTGGCCTGCCTGCGGGTCTGGCTGATATGCTGGCAGACTCTGATACTGGCGCGTCTAAAGGAGGGTTGTTCGACGATAGCCATACGCTGAGCAAACTGATTGGTCGCCCAACGACGCCGCTCGCTGAGAGCGTCAAAGGTATCCTGTAG
- a CDS encoding methyl-accepting chemotaxis protein: MFKRIKVITLLVSVLLVLGIMQLLSAAIFINALNNDKDNFTVSQVSSKNVAEFTDAWISLNQARVTLNRGMLRLQSSVATQINGGQLAELVATAKNLLAEAQDHYDKYYALPNTPGLDDDLSKQLEEQYRIYSATLTQMNVLLSQGNLEDMFKQNAEQKQTAMQKVYREWRHAQTMLTDKGIKDNESDYKRILWILSAVMLAVMAIIISSWVAMRRVLLLPLHDVIGHIRAIAAGDLTQPIEASGKNEMALLAHNVQEMQTALANTVGVVREGADTIYTGAGEISAGSNDLSSRTEQQAASLEETAASMEQLTATVKQNADNARQASRLALDASSTAKKGGNVVEGVVRTMDEIATSSSKIAQITNVIDGIAFQTNILALNAAVEAARAGEQGRGFAVVAGEVRTLAQRSAQAAKEIKALIDDSGDRVNAGSQLVNEAGETMAEIVNAVTRVTDIMGEIASASDEQSRGIDQVGQAVAEMDRVTQQNASLVEESAAAAAALEDQAARLNEAVAVFKITRNQAAKAAPVKAYVPKTQPVSTSSEANWETF; this comes from the coding sequence ATGTTTAAACGTATAAAAGTGATTACCCTCCTGGTCTCGGTGCTGCTTGTGCTCGGCATCATGCAACTGCTCTCTGCGGCTATTTTTATCAATGCCCTCAATAACGACAAAGACAACTTCACCGTGTCTCAGGTGTCCAGCAAGAACGTAGCGGAGTTTACTGATGCATGGATCAGCCTGAATCAGGCGCGTGTCACCCTGAACCGCGGCATGCTTCGTCTGCAAAGCAGCGTCGCAACACAGATCAACGGTGGACAACTGGCTGAGCTGGTTGCGACAGCGAAAAACCTGCTGGCAGAGGCGCAAGACCATTACGACAAATACTACGCGCTGCCCAATACTCCCGGTCTGGATGACGACCTTAGCAAACAACTTGAAGAGCAATATCGCATCTACTCCGCGACGCTGACTCAAATGAATGTTCTGCTGTCACAGGGCAACCTGGAAGATATGTTCAAGCAAAATGCTGAGCAAAAACAAACGGCGATGCAGAAAGTCTATCGTGAATGGCGTCACGCGCAGACAATGCTGACCGATAAAGGTATTAAGGATAACGAGAGCGATTACAAACGCATTCTGTGGATCCTCTCCGCCGTGATGCTGGCGGTCATGGCGATCATTATTTCCAGTTGGGTTGCGATGCGTCGTGTCCTTCTGCTGCCACTGCATGATGTTATTGGGCATATTCGCGCGATAGCGGCGGGTGATTTGACGCAGCCTATTGAGGCCAGTGGTAAAAATGAAATGGCTCTGCTGGCGCATAACGTTCAGGAGATGCAAACCGCACTGGCGAATACCGTCGGCGTGGTGCGTGAAGGCGCGGATACGATCTACACCGGCGCAGGCGAAATTTCCGCGGGTAGCAACGATCTCTCATCCCGTACCGAGCAGCAGGCGGCATCCCTGGAAGAGACGGCAGCCAGCATGGAGCAACTGACAGCAACCGTGAAGCAAAACGCCGACAACGCGCGTCAGGCTTCGCGTCTGGCACTGGATGCGTCATCCACCGCGAAGAAAGGCGGTAACGTCGTGGAAGGCGTGGTGCGTACCATGGATGAAATCGCCACCAGCTCCAGCAAAATTGCGCAGATCACGAATGTGATCGACGGGATTGCTTTCCAGACCAATATTCTGGCACTGAACGCCGCGGTTGAAGCCGCGCGTGCTGGTGAGCAAGGCCGTGGGTTTGCGGTGGTCGCGGGTGAAGTTCGTACCCTGGCCCAGCGTAGTGCTCAGGCTGCAAAAGAGATTAAAGCGCTGATTGATGACTCCGGCGATCGCGTAAATGCGGGCTCGCAACTGGTGAATGAAGCAGGGGAAACGATGGCAGAAATCGTGAACGCGGTAACGCGCGTCACCGATATTATGGGTGAAATCGCGTCAGCCTCTGACGAACAAAGCCGTGGTATCGATCAGGTTGGGCAGGCAGTGGCTGAGATGGATCGCGTCACTCAGCAAAACGCCTCGCTGGTGGAAGAGTCTGCGGCGGCGGCGGCGGCTCTGGAAGATCAGGCTGCACGCCTGAACGAAGCGGTAGCGGTGTTTAAGATCACCCGTAACCAGGCGGCCAAAGCGGCTCCAGTGAAAGCGTATGTACCAAAAACGCAGCCTGTTTCAACCTCTTCTGAAGCAAACTGGGAAACGTTTTAA
- the ytfE gene encoding iron-sulfur cluster repair protein YtfE → MAFRDQPLGELALSIPRASALFRKYDMDYCCGGKQTLARAASRKELDVDAIEAELATLAEQPVEKDWRAVALAEIIDHIIVRYHDRHREQLPELILQATKVERVHADKASVPRGLAKYLTMLHEELSSHMMKEEQILFPMIKQGMGSQAMGPISVMESEHDDAGELLEVIKHTTNNVTPPPEACTTWKAMYNGINELIDDLMEHISLENNVLFPRALAGE, encoded by the coding sequence ATGGCCTTTCGCGACCAACCTTTAGGTGAGCTGGCGCTCTCTATCCCGCGCGCTTCCGCACTGTTTCGTAAATACGATATGGATTACTGCTGCGGCGGTAAGCAAACTCTGGCGCGTGCAGCCTCACGCAAAGAGCTGGATGTTGATGCCATAGAAGCTGAGCTGGCAACATTAGCAGAGCAGCCTGTCGAGAAAGACTGGCGCGCCGTTGCGCTGGCTGAAATCATCGATCACATCATTGTGCGTTACCACGATCGCCACCGCGAACAACTACCGGAACTGATCCTGCAAGCAACCAAAGTTGAACGTGTTCACGCCGACAAAGCCTCCGTTCCGCGCGGTCTGGCAAAATACCTGACCATGCTGCACGAAGAGCTGTCCAGCCACATGATGAAAGAGGAACAGATCCTGTTCCCGATGATTAAACAAGGCATGGGCAGCCAGGCAATGGGTCCGATCAGTGTGATGGAAAGTGAACACGACGATGCGGGTGAACTGCTGGAAGTGATCAAACACACCACGAACAACGTTACACCGCCACCTGAAGCATGCACCACCTGGAAAGCGATGTATAACGGCATCAATGAACTGATCGACGACCTGATGGAACACATCAGTCTTGAGAACAATGTTCTGTTCCCGCGTGCCCTCGCTGGTGAATAA
- the fklB gene encoding FKBP-type peptidyl-prolyl cis-trans isomerase — protein sequence MTTPTFDTIEAQASYGIGLQVGQQLSESGLEGLLPEALVAGIADALEGKHPAVPVDVVHRALREIHERADTVRRARFEEMAAEGVKFLEENREREGVSSTESGLQFRVITQGEGAIPARTDHVRVHYTGKLIDGTVFDSSVARGEPAEFPVNGVIAGWIEALTLMPVGSKWELTIPQNLAYGERGAGASIPPFSTLVFEVELLEIL from the coding sequence ATGACCACCCCGACTTTTGACACTATCGAAGCGCAGGCAAGCTACGGTATCGGCTTGCAGGTAGGACAGCAACTGAGCGAATCCGGCCTGGAAGGACTGTTACCTGAAGCTCTGGTGGCGGGTATCGCTGATGCGCTGGAAGGCAAACACCCGGCCGTTCCGGTTGATGTTGTTCACCGTGCGTTGCGCGAAATCCATGAACGTGCAGACACCGTTCGTCGTGCTCGTTTCGAAGAAATGGCAGCTGAAGGTGTGAAATTCCTGGAAGAAAACCGTGAGCGTGAAGGCGTGAGCAGCACCGAGTCTGGGCTGCAGTTCCGTGTGATCACCCAGGGTGAAGGCGCTATTCCGGCACGTACCGACCACGTACGTGTTCACTACACCGGTAAGCTGATCGACGGTACTGTATTCGACAGTTCTGTTGCGCGCGGCGAACCAGCTGAATTCCCGGTTAACGGCGTCATTGCAGGCTGGATCGAAGCATTGACCCTGATGCCAGTTGGCTCTAAATGGGAACTGACCATCCCGCAGAACCTGGCGTATGGCGAACGTGGCGCTGGCGCGTCCATTCCTCCATTCAGCACTCTGGTCTTTGAAGTCGAATTACTGGAAATCCTGTAA